The following nucleotide sequence is from Centropristis striata isolate RG_2023a ecotype Rhode Island chromosome 7, C.striata_1.0, whole genome shotgun sequence.
ctctgggtgattttaaaataagcccctaaaacctgaagtttttctggaaattcaacagaagtgtcaactcttcctactaaataatagatttttcagcctctgtagcagatagaaatgaaattgaaaaagtattttagagcttatacaaatactacaaaacgacatatccgctttccaggcttcaatgggttaaagtctTATTACTAATTACATATTTACCTATAACCAAGTTTCTATCATTTTTTAGGGGCTTCCAGTCAACTTAGATGATCTCCTCCTTCCAACAGACTCTGAATTTGCACAAGACTTTTATATTATCGGGGTCCAGGAAGGCTGTCCTGACAGGTATGTTATTTTGTTTGCATCATCACTGAATGAAAGTGAGTTCTAATGACTGTATCAGGACTGTGAGTTCAGTTacttctgtgtatgtgtgtgtgcaggagggaGTGGGAAACCCGCCTTCAGGAGACTTTGGGACCTTACTATGTCATGCTGTACGCAGCATCACATGGTGTTTTGTATCTCACTGTATTTGTAAGAAGAGACCTCATCTGGTTCTGCTCAGGTAATAAACTCCTTTAAGATGATCTcaatatttttgatttgatcATTACACATCTCATCCACAGCTATGTGATGacatattgcatattttaatgcgGTGACATATTTCCATCATGTCCACTAgaaatttgcatgttttttgtgtttgaatcTGACTGTTATGGCTGGTTATGACACTGAccacaacatatttttttcctatggACCCACACAGAGGTGGAGCATGCCACAGTCACAACCAGGATCATCTCTCAGATCAAGACCAAAGGGGCTGTTGGAATTGCATTTACCTTTTTTGGCACTTCCTTCCTTTTCATCACATCCCATTTTACCTGTGAGTaggagtttttttccccaaagccTAAAGAGGCTGCATACTGAagcaattatttattatagaaaGAAGCTATTATCAGGATGGCTGTAAGATTTCTACTTAAGTTTTAGGAGGGTTGGATGCAACATAGAAGGAAAATTTGTCACTTCCACAcctaacagaaaaaaactgtaatgttgTGGTTTTTACTTCTTCAGCATAATGGCATGTCTTGGCATGTAAATATTAAACAATGTATACATATTCTATGAGAGTCATGTTTTAGTAATTAAACTCATCATATCTGCTTTTACATCTGTCTTTAgtgttatatatatttgcatgtaAACTTTGCAGCATTGACAGCGAGGCAGTCCTAACGTGTTTCtattttctgattctgatcctTTTTCCAGCTGGAGATGCTAAAGTTTACGAGAGAGTGCTAGATTACAACAAGATCGTCGAGGCTCTAGCTCTTCCAAAAGGCCTTCCAGACACCAACCCATACCGCTCTACACCATGTAAGTTAGCGTGTGTGAAAAGATGGAAGCAATCAAAACAATTAAGATGCTGGCATTTCTGAACCCagaccttaaaaaaaacataaaatgattaaactTTAACAGAATTACCTGCTGCAGTTAGCCTCACATCCTGGGTCAAAATATCGTTCTCAAACATGTAACATTCTGACAATgggataaataatattttacatatattagaTGATTTTCAAAAGACATATGTATCTTAAAATAAGCTATTACTACACTGAATTCATGGCAGTCCACAAATTAGGTTGAAAACTGTGGTTGATGTACATTTTCCCACTTTATTAGATGAAACTAGGATTAATTGTAACTGTTAAAACTAGATTGAAATATGTTCAGACATTAGGGTTTGAACAtattcctctttctttttcccCAGAAAGGTTTTTAGCTGTTGCAATTACAATCCATTTTTGGTTTTGTGTCCACGAATCCATCAGTTTTTGTCCAACTTCTGGTCCTGTTATTCAAATACTTATTTTGTAATAAAGCCTTGATGTTGCTAAGAATAATGTTACAATCTTGGATAATCAAAGGATGTTATTTTTAATCGTAGCTGACGTCACCACAAGGTTCGACCAGGTTTTCTGGTTTGGAGATTTTAACTTCCGGCTGAGTAAAGACCGGACTGACGTGGAGACTCTCATGAACCGCACAGCAGGCGGCGACATGGGCCCTCTGTTGGAGCACGACCAGCTCTCCAAGGAAATGAAGGATGGTATGCTTGCATGTTGGAGGCTAAATCACTGTAAAAATTCTTTATAGAAGTTTTTCTGGAAGTAGATAGTTGGCTTCAATTGATCCTGTGCAAATTTGCTCTTTTTATCTCCAGGTTCGATCTTTAAAGGCTTCCAAGAGGCACCGATACATTTCTTCCCCACATATAAGTTTGACGTCGGCTGTGATATCTACGACACCACTTCTAAACAGAGAACGCCTTCATATAcagtaagaaaaacaaaaacaagcatcCAAAAATCCAGACTTTTGGTTGAATTAAAATCTGAACTGGACATGCCAGTTTCAGTCAGaatcttacatttacatttagtcatttatcagacgcttttatccaaagcatatagtgcaataagagctattagtgcatcaataagtgctagtgacaattctttaaggagtagaattatcgtgtggtgctaggagagaagatgctctctgaagagctgggtcttcaggagttttttaaagttaGAGAATCTTGTGGCTCTCAGCTGACTGAAACCTCTCTCCTTGTGTTCACAGGACAGGATCCTGTTCAGGAGCAGGCAGGCTGATGATATAAAAGTGGTGAAGTACACCAGCTGCTCCAGCATCAAGACCTCAGACCATCGGCCCGTCATCAGCGTCTTCCAGGTCAAACTGAGGCCCGGCAGAGACAAGTGAGTCCCAAGATGCATTCGACAATATATTGATTTCTGTCAATGACCAGTAGGACTAAGCATTACAGTGTATTTGTTCATTAATGGTATTATATCGGTGAATGTTCTAttatcagggttcgtacgggtgcttgaaatccttgaaaatgcttgaatttagatgttgtattttcaaggtttaaaaagtgcttggattttggataaagtgcttgtgaCTGCTTGAAaatcttactgtatttctcttgcaatctgactatatccatcaatagactatagataatcacatgttcaatgtaaaaaataatgagtagcctatctgaaatgaagaccgttcctcctaaaagtgtaataccatcgctgttggtatggtttagtgaaatctcccccttttagtatgcaagtactcatctaaaacatgcaatttactacaggtgtaagatactaaaaaagcttgaaaatgtacattaaagttcttgaaaaatgcttgaatttgaccactgctaaagtgtacgaaccctgtatcaTGAATAGTTCTAAAAATTGAACGACACAAAGTTTATACTAATTTAGATTCTTCTAGGCACCAAGAATGTTAATATTTGAATTATTCTGGATTGTTAAATGCTTACATATTTAAAGTTGGCTTTCCTTTATTAAATCTGGTGTGTGAcataagttgtttttgttgtttagtaTTCCCCTAGGTGCGGGACAGTTTGACCGAGGCTTGTACTTGGAGGGCATTAGGAGGAGGATCACCAGAGAGCTGAAGAGGAGAGAGGCCATGAAGAACCAAAACAGCACCATCTGCACCATTTCCTAAACACTAAAGACAAACTCTCCAGAACTGGATCGAACTGTGCCAGAAACTGGAGCGTAAAACCAGTCTGGCAGAAAAAGGACCACACTACTACAACTACACCACTCAGAGCTCAGTGCTGGTCCTGGTTAACTGAGCAGAGTGTGCCCTCTGTTGGGCATCATTGGGACCTGTTTGCACATGGAACGTGGATGGCTGAACTTAAGGGCAGGGACCTtgaggtcagacacacacacacaaaggtttGTAGACACAGCAGCAGTCTggccttttatttattcagcccCCCCCCTCTTCAAACATGACTGAGACAGAGTGGGAATCTAACCTTAAAGGCTCTGTGTAACTGCACCGTGttctaattttgtttttgtaggtGTTTAAAAAGCATCATGAACCACAATGTTACGTTTTTCTGAATGCTAAATCAGTGTTCAACTGCCTTGCGAAATTCGTCATGACATAGCTTAACAAACATAATTGCATTTTGGTGGCACAAGTAGGTGCACTTTTTAATACCGTTTACCAGCGTTGGTCGATTTAACTTGAAGTTTAATAAGCTGGTTGTTTGGTAGGAGACATACAATATGACTGAAGGGAGGTAAAATATATACATCATTTAAAAAGCATGACATTGATGAACACTACAGCCAGGCAGTTGGTTCTACCTGTTACATGCTACTGTTGACTTTCAGGGAGATCAAATGTATTTAACAGCTTATATGTAACTATTATTGCAGGAATTCACTACTTATAGAGATAGATTTACACTTTTCACTACTTTTTCTCTTATTAGGCCAAGTGATAATTTGCAACAGACTGTAACTCAATGCCTTAAGTCGCATCTTACTGCTGTTTAACCTCATATATactatgtactgtatgtaccaCGTTAATGAACTTTCACTCCCAGCATGAAGAGCAGTCTGCTCCTAAAAAGTGCCTGTTGGTCTTGTTTGTATTTCCTAGAGACCGTTTAACTTTATCTGCATATTTTTATATGTCACACATGATGTAAAAGCCAGTAATAAACGTTTTAAAACACACTTGTTTGTCGGCTTAATTTTGTCCATTGCACTGTAACGCAAGACctttaaaatatacagttttaTTCATGGAAGTAATTACATTTAGGTTGACATTGTTTCATTCACATCCTGTAGCCAGAAACCACTGAAATAGTGTTACTAGTACAAAGCACATGcttttttgtgtaaaataaaatctgatgaATCTCTAAAACctctaaattaatttgaaaacacaCCAGATTGGTCTTTTTACCAGAATAGTGTGAAATCTTTGGAGCACTCAAGTTAAAATTAGTTTTGATCTTCTCATCTTAACTCTTCTCCAGAAAGAGAATAAGCATATTCCCCAAACTTAAACAGTTCCTTTATTTgatctatttttatattgtttttaatttgcaaGGGAATTTACAatgacaatacaaaaaaaaagaactttcaCTTTAGATTTCAATCGCTTCACTGTACATGAGACACagggatgacaaaaaaaatgtgatttcttcAGTCTTCTTGAGGACAAATTGGCTACGGATGTGAGGTTTATCACATTTATCCAAAACATTTCCAAGGAATCCTTTATTCATCAGTTTGCtgtgtgttgtgtctcctgtgaGACTCTTAAGTGCTGTATAAACAGTACGATATTctcaagagaaagaaaaaaaaaagagaaaaaggcagCTCAAGGTGGAGCTTGGTGAATTTTAGAGTGCGGATGGTTTTGCAAATGGAGAAAAATAATCAacttaatacaaaataacactTTAGACACTGCTGGGGATGCCTTCTCTTGCCTAtaggcagctttactttaacaGTGCAATATCATTCAATCATATTCTCAAACAAACGGTTGGTATTTCAGTTTTGAAATGGTAAACTATCATTTAATTTTGGCTTTGGGGTGACTCGTCCCTTTAAAACCAAACTCCTGAAACCACCCCAGAACATGATGAAATATGGCTTTCCTGcccacaaacaataaatacatgtacTCCAACTGTATGTCGACTATGCTTACTGTAGagtaaaaatgtaacttttcttttaaaatcccCTCTCTCTGAGGTTCAGTCGAGAGCCGGGGGCATTAGTCCCCTCCCAGAGTGAGCTGTGTCGAGTTCTGTGGTGGGAGGGAACACTAGTGTAATCTTCAGTCCAGTTTATTTACAGTGATGTTTGCCAGTGGCTGCCGGCTTGATGGCCACGAGGGGCGGCGGGTCTATCGGAAGAGGCGATACATGCGGGGCAGACGTCCGTCCTTGCTGGACAGGGCGGCCTGGATGTGTTCGTACGAGGGCAGCTCCGTCAGGTCTCCCAGAGCCGCTACAGCAGGCTTACTGCGCAGCATCTTGGTGGTCACTCTCTTTATGTCGCTGGCTGTCACGTTGCCTGGAAATTATTTGTTGACAAGTTAAAAAATTTGcaaatgcagatagcatctaaccagaagtgcattaAGCAGTCAATGACCAGTAGGACTAAGCATTAcagtattttcaaggtttaaaaagtgcttggattttggataaagtgcttgtaaatgcttgaaattcttagtgtatttctcttgcaatctgactatatccatcaatagactatagataatcacatgttcaatgtaaaaaataatgagtagcctatctgaaatgaagaccgttcctcctaaaagtgtaataccatcgctgttggtatggtttagtgaaatctcccccttttagtatgcaagtactcatctaaaacatgcactttacaacaggtgtaagatactaaaaaagcttgaaaatgtacattaaagttcttgaaaaatgcttgaatttgaccactgctaaagtgtacgaaccctgtatcaTGAATAGTTCTAAAAATTGAACAACACAAAGTTTGGAAATTATTTGTTGACAAGTTAAAAAATTTGCAAATAAGCTTGGCGAAATAAGacaatttatactttttatactgCCTCGTACACAGGTATTTTGGTAGatactcacttttttttttttattggtgaaatgacgtaacaaacaagtGATAATTTGCAACAGACTGTAACTCAATGCCTTAAGTCGCATCTTACTGCTGTTTAACCTCATATATactatgtactgtatgtaccaCGTTAATGAACTTTCATTCCCAGCATGAAGAGCAGTCTGCTCCTAAAAAGTGCCTGTTGGTCTTGTTTGTATTTCCTAGAGACCGTTTAACTTTATCTGCATATTTTTATATCTTGGTAGTCACTCTCTTTATGTCGTTGCCTGGAAATGATTTGTTGACAAGtcaaaaaatgagcaaataaGCTGGGCGAAATAAGACagtttatactttttatactgCCTCGTACACAGGTATTTTGCTAGatactcacttttttttttatttattggtgaaattacgtaacaaacaaggtgacatgagggacaaatacactacaccatgtggaccacaagtagagacagcagacatacagcgcaaacaacaaagaaaaacataaatgataaacgatttgcacagaggcatcacaggtgtatgtgcgtgtcaaggttattatagttaacgaaaactaacgaaataacgaaaactagaacttttcgttaactgaaataaaaataaaaactagagtttttaaaaaaacgataactaactgaaactgtattttgtggttacaaaattaactaaaactaactaaaattatagtgaaaatgtccttagtttttcgtttttgtcaacttttttcatacataattcagtgtatttatttgaacatgcaacacatggtaaatatgtttactgagactgggatgtctacactccaaccaaaattcaaaacacccagaactgtaagagttaataaccttattggggctgagatggataaaccaaaggaaataagggaaaaatgtattatgacctctttgaatcaaGCACCcaacatagcccattacaaaaaaaactaaaactaacactaaaactaataaaaactaaactaaaactaagcattttcaaaaaataaaaaactaaactaaaactagcaaactcactctaaaaactaactaaaactaactgaatttgaaaacaaaaattcacagcaaaattaaaactaaaactaatgaaaaatccaaaactattataaccttggtgcatgtgtgtgtttgcgtgtgtgtatgtggatgaggggcagatgctacgacatatatataaatatatataacatggctcacttatatgtataacacaatgaaaataaataggcaaacaaagcaagaagcactAACGTGAGAAGAGAGGGATACTCACTTATTAGATCACACAGTTCATGTGGCAGCTTTCTCTTTCCTGTGGAGAGAACCTGGCGACCAACATCTTCAAAAATAACCGGCCGCGACTCCAGGTTCATCATCAACATGGACTTGAGCTGAGTCTTGGCCCTCTCCAGCTCCATCTGGACATACAGGAGCGGAaaaattgaggaaaaaaactaagaatagtatattttgtttctttgactATAATCAATATCGCTAAAGTTGTGTTGGATTGCCCTGATAGTGAAACACAGCCTTTACCTCTCCTGCAGTGCCAGCCATCTGAATGAACTCTCTGGTGATTATCTCCACCATATCTCGCACCTGGAGATGAATTTATGTAATGATGAGAACTGCATAAACCCCAACAAAGGTCACATAGACAGCAATTCACATAAGAAAGGGCAAtttgaaaatacacaaataggcctgggccgataatcaataaatcaattaatcgcacgataaattaaatgaactcaataattttgccggcctcgatatatcgccatgcgtgtttgttttccttgtctgttgcctccaagcaggctggatgacaagagggttcactctgtgctcgatctcagcacctgggcgcttttgttccatagcagaatgagcggagtgaaccctcctgtcagtcatccagtctct
It contains:
- the inpp5e gene encoding phosphatidylinositol polyphosphate 5-phosphatase type IV, with the translated sequence MTENGEDSPLHQSCEAPGKGDSAVNDSQALKTSLADAKPCKQHNEALKLTARNAEREISPYQPRPPLLPRLSKSSKSVSLEEAARSRRLKNSQESLSDPVETGSSTDSLKEDQTTQGGFAVSIRNEQDSNVRPLSAAATGSPVFRDRGSSLSEYERRPHSQQSDPTENRARSSKVRLSPVQPTGTLPALEKSFAAATLRAANRIDRDCLDYAVLAREKLGERLHRNLSDSRLLENMGSDSASVNSMRSTYSVLSPIRPQDVRNRSFLEGSVLGSGALLGAEELDRHFPDRRVGIYITTWNMQGEKGLPVNLDDLLLPTDSEFAQDFYIIGVQEGCPDRREWETRLQETLGPYYVMLYAASHGVLYLTVFVRRDLIWFCSEVEHATVTTRIISQIKTKGAVGIAFTFFGTSFLFITSHFTSGDAKVYERVLDYNKIVEALALPKGLPDTNPYRSTPSDVTTRFDQVFWFGDFNFRLSKDRTDVETLMNRTAGGDMGPLLEHDQLSKEMKDGSIFKGFQEAPIHFFPTYKFDVGCDIYDTTSKQRTPSYTDRILFRSRQADDIKVVKYTSCSSIKTSDHRPVISVFQVKLRPGRDNIPLGAGQFDRGLYLEGIRRRITRELKRREAMKNQNSTICTIS